A single Dechloromonas denitrificans DNA region contains:
- a CDS encoding RNA polymerase factor sigma-54, protein MKPALQLKLSQHLALTPQLQQSIKLLQLSTIEMQQELERYLLENPMLERDDDQGSESFVGAQQFDAPQTSEGEREQRVEREERDAREEREKDVPAAPSDVDDDRWASDAGTFTGAGRDDDDDSDAQDIHGGTISLRDHLGWQLGMTQLSERDRGLVRFLIEALDDDGYLSSPLQELLETLPAEYEIELDDLEIALNYIQSFDPTGIGARSPQECLALQLKVLPPSAERTLALTIVEKHLELLAARDFAKIRRSTGCDDEALKAAHALITSLNPRPGADFAQVEARYITPDVIVKKLKGKWTAYINPDAYPRLRINRLYAEILARQRRGNGNLTGQLQEARWLIKNVQQRFETIHRVTQAIVDRQRQFFEHGEVAMRPLVLREIADILGLHESTVSRVTSQKYMATPRGIFELKYFFGSHVATDTGGACSATAIRALIKQLVGAEDGKKPLSDSQLSEILGQQGIVVARRTVAKYRESLSIPPVNLRKTL, encoded by the coding sequence ATGAAGCCGGCACTCCAACTCAAACTCTCGCAGCACCTGGCCCTGACGCCGCAGTTGCAGCAGTCGATCAAGCTGCTGCAGTTGTCGACTATCGAAATGCAGCAGGAACTCGAGCGCTATCTGCTTGAGAATCCGATGCTTGAGCGTGACGATGATCAAGGCAGCGAGTCCTTCGTCGGCGCCCAGCAATTCGACGCCCCGCAAACCAGTGAAGGTGAGCGCGAGCAGCGCGTCGAACGCGAGGAGCGGGATGCCCGCGAGGAGCGTGAAAAGGACGTTCCGGCCGCGCCTTCCGATGTCGACGATGATCGTTGGGCGTCCGATGCCGGCACGTTTACCGGGGCCGGCCGCGATGATGACGATGACAGCGATGCCCAGGACATTCATGGCGGGACCATCAGCCTGCGTGATCATTTGGGCTGGCAACTGGGCATGACCCAGCTCTCCGAGCGCGACCGCGGCCTGGTCCGTTTCCTGATCGAGGCGCTCGACGACGATGGTTACCTCTCCTCGCCGCTGCAGGAACTGCTGGAAACGCTGCCGGCGGAATACGAAATCGAGCTCGACGACCTCGAAATCGCGCTGAACTATATTCAGAGCTTCGACCCGACCGGTATCGGCGCCCGTAGCCCGCAGGAATGTCTCGCTTTGCAGCTGAAGGTCCTGCCGCCCAGCGCCGAGCGGACCCTGGCGCTGACCATCGTCGAAAAGCATCTCGAATTGCTGGCCGCCCGCGATTTTGCCAAGATTCGCCGGTCCACCGGCTGCGACGACGAGGCCCTGAAAGCGGCGCACGCTTTGATTACCAGCCTGAATCCGAGGCCGGGAGCGGATTTTGCCCAGGTCGAGGCGCGCTATATCACGCCGGATGTGATCGTCAAAAAGCTCAAGGGCAAATGGACGGCTTATATCAATCCGGACGCCTATCCGCGTTTGCGCATCAACCGTCTGTATGCCGAAATTCTTGCCCGGCAGCGCCGCGGTAACGGCAATCTGACCGGACAATTGCAGGAGGCGCGCTGGCTGATCAAGAACGTCCAGCAGCGTTTCGAGACCATTCACCGCGTCACCCAGGCGATTGTCGATCGTCAGCGACAGTTCTTCGAGCATGGCGAAGTTGCTATGCGTCCGCTGGTGTTGCGCGAAATTGCCGATATACTCGGGTTGCACGAGTCGACGGTATCCCGCGTTACCAGCCAGAAATACATGGCAACGCCACGCGGCATTTTTGAATTGAAATACTTCTTCGGTAGCCATGTTGCTACCGATACTGGCGGAGCCTGTTCCGCCACCGCCATTCGCGCACTGATCAAGCAGTTGGTCGGAGCCGAGGATGGCAAGAAGCCCTTGTCGGATAGTCAATTATCCGAAATACTAGGCCAGCAGGGAATCGTTGTAGCAAGACGTACGGTTGCAAAATACCGTGAGTCGCTCAGCATCCCGCCGGTCAATTTACGCAAGACCCTGTAG